From a region of the Mycobacterium sp. SMC-8 genome:
- a CDS encoding tripartite tricarboxylate transporter TctB family protein → MSTEIETETATSRRPDYAQYVVCAVMVAVGAFLIYDALSIPGGYAEVDPVGPRLFPIVIGVGLLVMAVVLAIAIPRGLTGEAEAGEDIDPDMPSDWRTVGLLVGLFVMLIVLVVPLGWAIAGALFFAGCATVLGSRHYLRNVVIGAVLAVGSFYAFYSGLGIPLPAGILDGIL, encoded by the coding sequence ATGAGCACCGAAATCGAAACCGAGACCGCGACGTCGCGCCGCCCCGACTACGCCCAATATGTCGTCTGCGCGGTGATGGTCGCGGTCGGCGCGTTCCTGATCTACGACGCGCTGTCCATCCCCGGCGGTTACGCCGAGGTCGATCCTGTTGGCCCACGCCTGTTTCCGATCGTCATCGGCGTCGGTCTGCTGGTGATGGCGGTCGTGCTCGCGATCGCCATCCCGCGCGGGTTGACAGGCGAGGCCGAAGCGGGGGAGGACATCGACCCCGACATGCCCAGCGACTGGCGCACCGTCGGCCTGCTCGTCGGCCTGTTCGTCATGCTGATCGTGCTCGTCGTGCCGCTGGGTTGGGCGATCGCCGGTGCACTCTTCTTCGCCGGCTGCGCGACCGTGCTCGGGAGCAGGCACTACCTACGCAACGTCGTCATCGGCGCCGTGTTGGCCGTCGGCAGCTTCTACGCGTTCTACTCCGGGCTCGGCATCCCGCTGCCCGCAGGCATTCTGGATGGGATTCTGTAA
- a CDS encoding Rieske 2Fe-2S domain-containing protein → MSVGAGSAIGRVDEIPVGEGRTYSIDGTQIAVFHLRDGSLRAVDAVCPHRGGPLADGLTDDCVVVCPLHGHTFDMASGAEVSGTDLSVRSYPVEAVDGMIQLTLR, encoded by the coding sequence ATGAGCGTCGGGGCCGGCAGCGCCATCGGTCGCGTCGACGAGATCCCGGTCGGCGAAGGCCGCACGTACTCCATCGACGGGACCCAGATCGCAGTCTTCCACCTGCGGGACGGATCCTTGCGTGCCGTCGACGCGGTGTGCCCGCACCGGGGCGGGCCACTGGCCGACGGCTTGACCGATGACTGCGTGGTGGTGTGCCCTCTGCACGGCCACACCTTCGACATGGCTTCGGGTGCCGAGGTTTCCGGCACCGACTTGTCCGTGCGCAGCTATCCGGTCGAGGCCGTGGACGGCATGATCCAGCTGACCCTTCGCTGA
- a CDS encoding metal-dependent hydrolase — protein sequence MTDLIVRKLRFAFANHHVPFLWNEANPAFSSMANAVSFLAVGFEKMIGAMIPEAMPLIGDPAVAEEADAFVRQEGQHSMAHRQHVKGLIKAYPGLKGTLDKVIDAYDDLTANTPLKYRLAYTADLEATFTPVFKLMLDHDDTLFAPGDDRVASLFLWHFVEEVEHRSSALIIYDAVVDDPWYRMRVAPSIFKHVMGIIRLVSEEFNQHVPLAERTVDAMSTFRLHRRKKALLQRLPFIDAPYDGPFANAFSHLPLREQLVALNGVIRSQIPGHDPAHEKLPELAQEWFDRYDAGYDVTQWYTATERETVKEAADV from the coding sequence ATGACCGACCTGATCGTGCGCAAGCTGCGCTTCGCCTTCGCCAACCATCACGTCCCGTTTCTGTGGAATGAGGCCAACCCGGCGTTCTCGTCGATGGCCAACGCCGTGTCGTTCCTGGCGGTCGGATTCGAGAAGATGATCGGCGCCATGATCCCGGAGGCGATGCCGCTCATCGGCGATCCGGCCGTCGCCGAGGAAGCCGACGCGTTCGTGCGCCAGGAGGGCCAGCACTCGATGGCCCACCGCCAACACGTCAAGGGATTGATCAAGGCCTATCCGGGGTTGAAAGGCACCCTCGACAAGGTGATCGACGCCTACGACGACCTGACGGCGAACACGCCGCTAAAGTACCGGCTGGCCTACACCGCCGACCTGGAGGCGACCTTCACCCCGGTCTTCAAGCTCATGCTCGACCACGACGACACGCTGTTCGCACCCGGCGACGACCGGGTCGCGTCGCTGTTCCTGTGGCACTTCGTCGAGGAGGTGGAACACCGCAGCTCGGCGCTGATCATCTACGACGCGGTCGTCGACGATCCGTGGTACCGGATGCGGGTGGCGCCGTCGATCTTCAAGCACGTGATGGGGATCATCCGGCTGGTCTCCGAAGAGTTCAACCAGCACGTGCCGCTGGCGGAGCGCACGGTCGACGCAATGTCGACGTTCCGTCTCCACCGGCGCAAGAAAGCGCTGCTGCAACGTCTTCCGTTCATCGACGCACCCTATGACGGCCCGTTCGCGAACGCGTTCAGCCATCTGCCGCTGCGTGAGCAACTCGTCGCGCTCAACGGTGTCATCCGCAGTCAGATCCCCGGCCACGATCCGGCCCACGAGAAGTTGCCCGAGCTCGCCCAGGAGTGGTTCGACCGCTACGACGCCGGCTACGACGTGACCCAGTGGTACACGGCCACCGAGCGCGAGACCGTCAAGGAGGCCGCCGATGTCTGA
- a CDS encoding tripartite tricarboxylate transporter substrate binding protein: MFASSRRGAIVGVVVAVITALLLSGCGVTRGEQTSLHRLRMMVPNSPGGGYDLTARTAVKIMEDEEITGRVEVFNVIGAGGTVAMARLMNERGNGDLMMMMGLGVVGATFTNGSAARASDATALAKMVEEQEGILVPADSPFRTVQDFVSAWKADPAKVTVGGGSSPGGPDHLFPMETARAVGVDPTKVNFVSYDGGGDLLTALLGNKIAAGTSGLGEYVDQIESGQVRVLAVSGDERVEGVDAPTPTEAGIDLMFTNWRGVIAPPGISDEDRAAMVRILEELHATDASKEALVTNGWSDAFMTGEPFEAFLSEQDQRVETTLTDLGLV; the protein is encoded by the coding sequence ATGTTCGCATCCAGCCGGCGCGGCGCGATCGTCGGCGTGGTCGTCGCCGTGATCACCGCGCTGCTGCTGTCCGGCTGCGGGGTCACCCGCGGCGAGCAGACCAGTCTGCACCGTCTGCGAATGATGGTGCCCAACAGTCCGGGCGGCGGCTATGACCTCACCGCCCGCACCGCGGTCAAGATCATGGAGGACGAGGAGATCACGGGCCGCGTCGAGGTGTTCAACGTCATCGGCGCCGGCGGCACGGTGGCCATGGCCCGATTGATGAACGAACGCGGCAACGGCGACCTGATGATGATGATGGGCCTGGGCGTCGTCGGGGCCACGTTCACCAATGGTTCGGCGGCGCGGGCGTCGGACGCGACGGCGCTGGCCAAGATGGTCGAGGAACAGGAGGGGATCCTGGTCCCGGCCGATTCGCCGTTCCGGACGGTGCAGGACTTCGTCTCCGCGTGGAAGGCCGACCCCGCGAAGGTGACCGTCGGCGGTGGGTCCAGCCCGGGCGGTCCCGACCACCTGTTCCCCATGGAGACCGCCAGGGCGGTCGGGGTGGACCCGACGAAGGTCAACTTCGTGTCCTACGACGGCGGCGGTGATCTGCTCACCGCATTGCTGGGCAACAAGATCGCTGCGGGCACCTCGGGGCTCGGGGAGTACGTCGACCAGATCGAGTCCGGCCAGGTGCGGGTGCTCGCCGTTTCCGGCGACGAGCGTGTCGAGGGTGTCGACGCGCCCACGCCGACCGAGGCCGGCATCGACCTCATGTTCACGAACTGGCGCGGAGTGATTGCCCCGCCGGGGATTTCAGACGAGGACCGGGCTGCGATGGTCAGAATCCTCGAGGAGTTGCACGCCACGGATGCGTCGAAGGAGGCGCTGGTGACGAACGGGTGGAGTGATGCGTTCATGACCGGGGAGCCGTTCGAGGCATTTCTGAGCGAACAGGACCAACGTGTCGAGACGACCCTGACAGACCTGGGGCTGGTATGA
- a CDS encoding TetR/AcrR family transcriptional regulator, with product MARKRRGWGGDPPASDSEAAQRIVAAAVDLIAETGAAITIAEVAESLGVIRQTVYRYFPTADELMRAAAIASVDGFLDQLTAHVRGIHDPADAMTEGVMFTLDAVVTIPHLAILLSAPSSAARPSEVASDLARDFGMRMITRFDVDWARYGYDDAALSDLVEFTLRIMLSFFVAPNHAQRPTDELRRFLKRWLGGAILAQPPSGGRPA from the coding sequence ATGGCACGCAAACGCCGAGGTTGGGGCGGTGATCCGCCCGCCAGCGACTCCGAAGCCGCGCAGCGCATCGTCGCCGCAGCCGTCGACCTGATCGCCGAGACCGGCGCCGCCATCACCATCGCCGAGGTCGCCGAGTCGCTCGGGGTGATCCGGCAGACGGTGTACCGGTACTTCCCGACCGCCGACGAGCTCATGCGCGCGGCTGCGATCGCCTCCGTCGACGGGTTCCTCGATCAGCTCACCGCACACGTGCGCGGAATACACGATCCCGCGGACGCGATGACCGAAGGCGTCATGTTCACCCTCGACGCCGTGGTCACAATCCCGCACCTGGCGATCCTGCTGTCGGCGCCGAGCTCGGCCGCGCGGCCCAGCGAGGTCGCCTCGGATCTTGCGCGGGATTTCGGCATGCGCATGATCACCCGGTTCGACGTCGACTGGGCGCGTTACGGTTACGACGACGCGGCGTTGAGTGACCTGGTCGAGTTCACCCTGCGGATCATGTTGTCGTTCTTCGTCGCGCCCAACCACGCGCAGCGTCCGACCGACGAGCTACGCCGCTTCCTCAAACGCTGGCTCGGGGGCGCGATCCTGGCTCAGCCGCCGTCGGGTGGCCGACCTGCGTAA
- a CDS encoding universal stress protein, producing the protein MTVIVGYTADPFGHAALEHGIAEARLRDTSVVVINATSGESYVDARFADRSEVQDVQTRLAECGVRYELRQPVGVDAAEELLTAVERDDAQLLVVGIRNRNPVGKLLLGSVAQKVILECPKPVLAVKPDEV; encoded by the coding sequence ATGACGGTCATCGTGGGATACACAGCCGACCCGTTCGGTCACGCGGCACTGGAACACGGCATCGCCGAGGCCAGGCTTCGTGACACCAGCGTGGTCGTCATCAACGCCACCTCGGGGGAGTCCTACGTCGACGCGCGATTCGCCGACCGATCCGAGGTGCAGGACGTCCAAACCCGGCTCGCCGAGTGCGGAGTGCGTTACGAGCTGCGCCAGCCGGTCGGGGTGGACGCGGCCGAGGAGTTGCTGACCGCGGTGGAACGTGACGACGCACAGCTGCTGGTAGTAGGCATCCGTAACCGCAACCCGGTCGGGAAGCTGCTGCTCGGCAGCGTCGCGCAGAAGGTGATCCTCGAGTGCCCGAAGCCGGTGCTGGCGGTCAAGCCCGACGAGGTGTGA